Proteins from one Juglans microcarpa x Juglans regia isolate MS1-56 chromosome 6S, Jm3101_v1.0, whole genome shotgun sequence genomic window:
- the LOC121236699 gene encoding ATP-dependent DNA helicase PIF2-like, whose product MYHFAPTDTFYDVEEFINREIDDERAVTILEEDLLASNSLNSEQKNAYNLILQTLLSNESDAFFIDGPAGTSKTFLYKALLATIRSKNMIALAVASSGVVASILPGGQTTHSRFKIPLNADKDSTCNVVKQGSLAKLLRLTKLIIWDEAPMSTKYSIEALDKMLRDINDIDLPFGGKVIVLGGDFRQILPVIRKSTKEQQIDASLASSYIWLILKKIKLTENMRARLDLDFSQYLIEVGNGNAPITIDENIKISQQMIVPYNNEVESLNSLLDVVYGNMSNYSNNLTEMANRAVLTPKNRSVDEINDILIDRFPGDIIRYYSFDETVDASKQGIMKDFLNTLTPNGLPPHELLLKKNCPIMLIRNINPS is encoded by the coding sequence ATGTATCATTTCGCTCCTACTGATACATTTTACGACGTCGAAGAATTTATCAATAGAGAAATTGATGACGAGCGAGCTGTCACAATTCTAGAAGAAGACCTACTTGCATCAAATTCCTTAAATTCGGAACAAAAGAATGCATATAACTTGATACTACAAACCTTACTGTCAAATGAATCTGATGCATTTTTCATTGACGGTCCTGCTGGTACTagtaaaacttttttatacaaAGCTCTTCTAGCTACAATCAGATCAAAAAATATGATAGCACTTGCAGTTGCATCATCAGGCGTTGTTGCATCAATCTTACCTGGAGGACAAACAACACACTCAAGATTTAAGATTCCATTAAATGCAGATAAAGATAGCACTTGTAATGTCGTCAAACAAGGAAGTCTTGCTAAATTGTTACGTCTTACaaagttaattatatgggatgaggcACCTATGTCTACAAAATATTCCATAGAAGCtttggataaaatgttacgagACATAAACGATATAGATCTCCCTTTTGGTGGCAAAGTTATTGTTCTCGGTGGAGACTTTCGACAAATACTACCTGTGATTCGTAAGAgtacaaaagaacaacaaatcgATGCAAGTTTGGCTTCTTCTTACATATGGttaatcttgaaaaaaatcaaattaacagaaaatatGAGAGCTAGATTAGATCTTGATTTCTCTCAATATCTGATTGAAGTTGGCAATGGTAATGCTCCAATAacaattgatgaaaatatcaAGATTTCACAACAAATGATTGTCCCTTATAACAACGAAGTTGAATCTCTAAATTCTCTGTTAGATGTTGTTTATGGGAATATGTCAaactattcaaacaatttaacaGAAATGGCAAATCGGGCTGTGTTAACTCCAAAAAATCGATCAGTTGACGAAATAAATGATATTCTCATTGACAGATTCCCTGGCGATATAATAcgatattatagttttgacgAGACAGTTGATGCATCTAAACAGGGAATTATGAAAGATTTCTTAAATACATTAACACCGAATGGATTACCACCACACGAATtattacttaagaaaaactgtcctattatgttaattagaaatattaatccTTCATAG